DNA sequence from the Cupriavidus sp. WKF15 genome:
ACCATCACCGCGGCGCCGGCGGCCAGGCTGGCCTCGATCGCGGGCACCGAGGCGCGGATGCGAGTGTCCTCGGTGATGTTGCCGGCGTCGTCCTGCGGCACGTTCATGTCGGCGCGGATGAACACACGCTTGCCGGAGAGTTTGCCTTGGGAGATGAGGTCGGATAGACGCAGGACGGTGGTCATGACGGTGTGATGGCGCGAGATTTCGCTTGGATTTCGGGGAAACAAGCATTTTACCTGATCGTGGTCATTGCCTAGCCGATTCCGGGCCGTGTCCCGCCAACGATGTGCATGCTTGCGCACAAGCACGCCGCGCAGTGTCTGATGGTCGACATCGTCCCCCACGAAAGCGGGGTGCGGCGTATATCCTCCTTGTGCCCCGAGTGGGGTAATGTACATAACGTCTGCACCGTCAGACACGCGAAATCACAGAGCCGGTCTATAACGGCCATAACAACAATAAGCTGCCGGGCAAGCCACAAGCATGCCGGGCGGGCAATTCGTCGAGAGTGCAGGGGAAGCAGATGAACGAAGCGGACATGCACGGTGCGATCCGTGGCTTGTACGAGGGTATTCTTGACCCTGGTGCGTGGCAGAGGAGCCTGCGCACCCTGACCGAGATGGCAGGTGCCGCGCACGCGTCGATGCTGGTGTGGGACACGGTGCGCGACCAGGTCAGCGTCAACGAGATCGTCAATCCGGTGCTCGAGCTGTTTACCGAGTACGAAGCCGAGTTCCAGTCCATCGATCCGGCCAAGCAGTTCGCGCCGCGCCTGAAACCTGGCGAATGGTATATCGACGCACGCGACCTCGGCCCGGGCGCCATGGCGCGCCATCCGTTCTACCGCGAGTTCTTCAACCGGTTCGACCTGCGCTCTTACGTGGCCTGCCTGGTCGAGCGCCAGCCGTACTACGAGGTCTATTTCTCGATGCAGCGCGCCACGTCGCAGCCGGTGTTTTCGACCGGCGATACGCGCGGCCTGGCCTGGGTGATCCCGCACATGCGCGGCGCCATCGCCCTGCGTGACCGCACGCAGAGCCTGTCGGCGCTGGCCAGCCTGTCGTCGCAGCTGGTGGAGCGCCTGAGTTTCGCGCTGCTGGTCATGTCGCCGCGCCGCCAGGTGCTGATGAGCAACCGCGCCGGCGAACAGTGGGCACGGCGCCTGGACCCGGCCGGCAAGGTGTCGGAATGGACCCTGTCGCGCCCGTTCGGCGACATGCTGCAGGCCGCCTGCGACCCGCAGCGCGCTACCGCGGCGCAGGCCGCGTGCGCCACCGACGGCCGCGGCAACAGCGCGCAGGTGATCGTGCTGCCGCTACCGCCAGCGCACGCCTTTGCCGCCGAATGGCAGGAGCCCGCCGCGCTCGTGGTCGTGCATGAGGACGGCGCCGCGCCGCCGATGCTGGGCACCGTCCTGCGCGAGCTGTACGGCCTCACGCCGGCCGAGACCCGCCTTGCCACCGCCCTCGCGACCGGCCAGGGCCTGCCGGAAGTCAGCGAGCAACTGCGCATCCGTCACGAGACCGCCCGTACCCAGCTCAAGGCCGTGTTCCACAAGACCGGCACCGGCAGCCAGGCGCAGCTTTCGCACCTGCTGTCCCGGCTGGCGGCGGCGCTGGCAGGGGGCTGACCCCGCCAGGATTGCAGATGCCCTGACAAGAACAAGAAGGGAAGGCATGAACGAAGACGAGATGCACGAGACCATTCGCGCGCTCTACCAGGGCATCTTCGATGCCGATGCCTGGCAGCGCAGCCTCGCCGCGCTGTGCCAGTCCAGCGGCAGCGTGCATGCGGCGCTGGTGGTGCGCGACACGGTGCGCGACCGCGTGCTGGTCAACCAGGTGGTCAACCCGGTGGCCGAAGAGGTCGCCGCCTACCGCGACTACTACGAGGCCCTGGACCCGGCGATCCCGTTCGTGTCGCAGCTCACGGTGGGCAACTGGTATATCGACGCGCGCGAACTTGGGGAGCAGGCCATGCGCAGCCTGCCGTTCTATGGCGAATTCTTCCGGCAATACGGCCTGTCGTCGCTGATGGCTTGCCTGATCGAGCGCCAGCCGCACTATGAGGTGTTCCTGTCGTTGCAGCGGCCGCTAGGCGGCGAGCGCTACTCGCCGGAAGATGCCCGCGCGCTGGACTGGGCCATCCCGCACGTGCGCCACGCCATCGCGCTGCGCGACCGCACGCGCCAGGTGTCGACGCTTGCGCATGTCTCGGCCGAGTTGCTGGAGCGCTTGCCATTCGCGGTGATCGTCTTTGCCGAGGACGGCAAGGTCCTGCTCGCGAACCATTCCGGCGAGGCGTGGAGCCGCCGCCTGCTGCCCGTTGCGGCGCTAGGCGTCGGTGGCGGCGCCACCGTTGCCAGGGCCGAAGAATGGCGCCTGTCGCGACCGTTCCCCGAGGTGCTGCGCGCAGCCGGAGACCCGGTCATTGCCCAGCCGGCGCAGGCCCTGCGCGCGACCGGCCCCGATGGCCGCGAGGCCCAGGTCGTGGTGCTGCCGCTGCCGGCGGCGCACCACCTTGCGGTCGACTGGCAGCAGCCGGCCGTGCTGGTCGCGGTGCATGAGGCCGGCGCCCCGGCGATGGGGATTGCCGGCGTGCTGCGCGAACTATATGGACTCACGCCTGCCGAGATCCGGCTGGCCATGCTGCTGACGACAGGCATCGGCCTGCCGGAGGCGTGCGAGCAGCTCGGCATCCGGCGCGAAACCAGCCGCACCCAGCTCAAGGCGATCTTCACCAAGACCGGCACCGGCACGCAGGCGCAACTGGCGCACCTGCTGACGCGGCTTGGTGTGGTGCTGGGCGCCGGGCAGCCGCCGTCAGGCAAGCAGGCGTAGCGCGGTGTAGACCGCCATGCCCGCCGCGATCATGCCCACCATGCGGCGCGTGAACAGGTAGAACACCGCCGCGCTGACGCCGGCGACGAGCTTGTAGTTGGAAGGCGCCAGCGTGAAATGGCCGTGCCAGGTCATCAGGTCGGGCAGGATGATCGCCGCGAGCGCGGCGGCCGGCGCGTAGCGCAGCGCGCGCTGGAGCCGGTCCGGTACGGTAACGTGTTCGCCCGCCATGAGGAACAGCGCGCGCGTGACAATGGTGAGGACGGCCATGCCGGCGAGCGCGATCCAGATCTCCGTGTGGCTCATGCCTGGTCCCCCTGTTCCGCCTGCGGGGCCACCGCGGCCCGGGCCAGCGCCCTGCGGTCCTGGATGCGGCGCAGCGTCGCGCGCGCGGCCAGTTCGTCGCTGGCCATGCCGGCGGCAATAGCGCCGATCACCGCCACCACCAGGCTCAGCCGGTAGGGCAGGTCAAAGCACAGCAGCGCGAGGATGGCCGACACCACCACGGCCAGCAGCGTCGAGCGTGAATTGATGGTGGCGAACATCACCGGGATCAGCGCCAGGGTGCCGGCCAGCCCAAGGCCCCAGCTGTCCGGGAACAGGCTTGCCAGCACGATGCCGATGATCGACGAGGTCTGCCACATGGCGAAGTTGGTCAGCGCCATGCCCCAGAAGTAGCCTTCCTTGCCCGGTTCATAGCCCGGCGTGCTGTAGCGCTGCATGAAGTAGACGAAATGCAGGTCGCCATTGAAGGAGCCGAGCAGTGTGCGCCGCCACAGCGGCATATAGCTGAAATGCGGTTGCAAGCCCGCGCTGAAGATCACGAAGCGCAGGTTCACGATGGCCGCGGTCAGCCACACCGTCCACAAAGGCAGGCCGGCCGCGAACAGGGGCAGCACCGCGAGCTGCGCCGAGCCCGCATAGACCAGCAGCGACATGCCGATGGCCTCGGGTACGGTCATGACGGACTTGCTCATCGCCACGCCCGTGACCAGGCCCCACGAGAACACGGCGGGCAGCGACGGCGCAAAAAAGCGCGCGCCTTCGATAAACGCGGCGCGCTCGGCTGGTGCAATGCGATGCCAGAGTCGCAACCAGGCCGAGGGTTGGGGGGAAGTCATGGGCAATGTCGGGGGAGAAACGCGGGACGGCGCCGGCGCAGCGGGGGGCTGCCGGCATTGCACCATTATAGGGGCGGACGTCGCTTAGGTAAGCGGATACTTAACAAAATCCGGGCCAGCGTTGGCTGGCCCCCACGCCGGCCCGTGGAACCGGCTGCCAGGCGTGCCTC
Encoded proteins:
- a CDS encoding helix-turn-helix transcriptional regulator; amino-acid sequence: MNEADMHGAIRGLYEGILDPGAWQRSLRTLTEMAGAAHASMLVWDTVRDQVSVNEIVNPVLELFTEYEAEFQSIDPAKQFAPRLKPGEWYIDARDLGPGAMARHPFYREFFNRFDLRSYVACLVERQPYYEVYFSMQRATSQPVFSTGDTRGLAWVIPHMRGAIALRDRTQSLSALASLSSQLVERLSFALLVMSPRRQVLMSNRAGEQWARRLDPAGKVSEWTLSRPFGDMLQAACDPQRATAAQAACATDGRGNSAQVIVLPLPPAHAFAAEWQEPAALVVVHEDGAAPPMLGTVLRELYGLTPAETRLATALATGQGLPEVSEQLRIRHETARTQLKAVFHKTGTGSQAQLSHLLSRLAAALAGG
- a CDS encoding helix-turn-helix transcriptional regulator; protein product: MNEDEMHETIRALYQGIFDADAWQRSLAALCQSSGSVHAALVVRDTVRDRVLVNQVVNPVAEEVAAYRDYYEALDPAIPFVSQLTVGNWYIDARELGEQAMRSLPFYGEFFRQYGLSSLMACLIERQPHYEVFLSLQRPLGGERYSPEDARALDWAIPHVRHAIALRDRTRQVSTLAHVSAELLERLPFAVIVFAEDGKVLLANHSGEAWSRRLLPVAALGVGGGATVARAEEWRLSRPFPEVLRAAGDPVIAQPAQALRATGPDGREAQVVVLPLPAAHHLAVDWQQPAVLVAVHEAGAPAMGIAGVLRELYGLTPAEIRLAMLLTTGIGLPEACEQLGIRRETSRTQLKAIFTKTGTGTQAQLAHLLTRLGVVLGAGQPPSGKQA
- a CDS encoding AzlD domain-containing protein codes for the protein MSHTEIWIALAGMAVLTIVTRALFLMAGEHVTVPDRLQRALRYAPAAALAAIILPDLMTWHGHFTLAPSNYKLVAGVSAAVFYLFTRRMVGMIAAGMAVYTALRLLA
- a CDS encoding AzlC family ABC transporter permease, which gives rise to MTSPQPSAWLRLWHRIAPAERAAFIEGARFFAPSLPAVFSWGLVTGVAMSKSVMTVPEAIGMSLLVYAGSAQLAVLPLFAAGLPLWTVWLTAAIVNLRFVIFSAGLQPHFSYMPLWRRTLLGSFNGDLHFVYFMQRYSTPGYEPGKEGYFWGMALTNFAMWQTSSIIGIVLASLFPDSWGLGLAGTLALIPVMFATINSRSTLLAVVVSAILALLCFDLPYRLSLVVAVIGAIAAGMASDELAARATLRRIQDRRALARAAVAPQAEQGDQA